From Arthrobacter sp. FW306-2-2C-D06B, a single genomic window includes:
- a CDS encoding MFS transporter produces the protein MSSIAESKESESVKPVNSRGRVIFASLIGTSIEFYDFYVYATAAVLVFPKLFFPTADETTQLLSSFAVFGVAFVARPLGSIIFGHFGDKFGRKGTLVASLLTMGIATFLIGCLPTAQVPGWTFLAPTLLVVLRFAQGLALGGEWSGAALLATENAPANKRAIYGTFPQMGAPIGFILANIIFLVFSYTLTPEAFAAWGWRVPFLLSAVMVILGLYVRLKLIETPAFTKVLESNEVAKLPIGRVFKKSWRPLILGTFIMLATYVLFYLMTTFTLKYGTQPTLAGAQAAAVKAGKPMTDAAVAAFVPGLGFSNSDFLWMLIAGVVFFGIFTLVAGPLAEKYGRRKMLLAVTAGILVFGLLFVPLFSGGFVGTMALLILGFSLMGLTFGPMGALLPELFPTNVRYTGSAVSYNMSSILGAAVAPFIAVWLWESAKGSTVLVGVYLSAMAVLTLVALFLSKETKDTDYENNVA, from the coding sequence ATGTCTTCCATCGCTGAATCCAAGGAAAGCGAGTCAGTCAAGCCGGTCAACTCGCGGGGACGGGTGATCTTCGCCAGCCTCATCGGGACGTCCATCGAGTTCTACGATTTCTACGTTTATGCCACCGCAGCAGTGCTTGTCTTTCCCAAACTCTTCTTCCCGACGGCCGACGAGACCACCCAGCTGCTGAGTTCCTTCGCGGTGTTCGGCGTCGCCTTCGTTGCCCGGCCGCTCGGCTCCATCATTTTCGGCCACTTCGGTGACAAGTTCGGTCGCAAGGGAACCCTGGTTGCGTCCCTCCTGACCATGGGCATTGCCACGTTCCTGATCGGTTGCCTGCCCACGGCACAGGTTCCCGGATGGACCTTCCTGGCCCCCACGCTGCTGGTAGTCCTGCGTTTCGCCCAAGGCCTGGCCCTCGGTGGTGAGTGGAGCGGCGCCGCGCTGCTGGCAACCGAGAACGCGCCGGCGAACAAGCGCGCCATCTATGGGACATTCCCTCAGATGGGTGCGCCGATCGGTTTCATCCTGGCCAACATCATCTTCCTAGTCTTCAGCTACACCCTGACTCCCGAAGCCTTCGCCGCCTGGGGCTGGCGCGTGCCGTTCCTGCTCAGCGCCGTCATGGTGATCCTCGGCCTCTATGTGCGCCTCAAGCTCATCGAGACTCCCGCCTTCACCAAGGTGCTGGAGTCGAACGAAGTAGCCAAGCTGCCCATCGGACGCGTGTTTAAGAAAAGCTGGCGCCCGCTGATCCTCGGTACCTTCATCATGCTGGCCACGTACGTGCTGTTCTACCTGATGACCACGTTCACGCTGAAGTACGGAACCCAACCCACTCTGGCGGGCGCTCAAGCTGCAGCGGTGAAGGCCGGAAAGCCCATGACCGACGCGGCCGTCGCAGCGTTCGTCCCGGGCTTGGGCTTCAGCAACAGCGATTTCCTCTGGATGCTGATTGCCGGCGTCGTCTTCTTCGGCATTTTCACCCTTGTGGCGGGCCCGCTGGCCGAAAAGTACGGCCGCCGCAAGATGCTGCTCGCCGTGACGGCCGGCATCCTGGTGTTCGGCTTGTTGTTCGTTCCCCTGTTCAGTGGCGGCTTCGTGGGGACCATGGCGTTGCTGATCCTCGGATTCTCGCTCATGGGCCTCACCTTCGGCCCCATGGGTGCGCTGCTTCCGGAACTGTTCCCCACCAACGTCCGCTACACCGGATCCGCAGTCAGCTACAACATGTCCAGCATCCTCGGCGCGGCTGTGGCTCCGTTCATCGCGGTCTGGCTCTGGGAATCGGCCAAGGGAAGCACGGTCCTGGTGGGCGTCTACCTGAGCGCCATGGCAGTCCTGACGCTCGTGGCCCTGTTCCTGTCCAAGGAAACCAAGGACACGGACTACGAGAACAACGTCGCTTGA
- a CDS encoding acetyl/propionyl/methylcrotonyl-CoA carboxylase subunit alpha — protein sequence MSANPAQPISSPLTKVLIANRGEIAVRIIRAARDEGIASVAVYADPDRDALHVRLADEAYALGGNTAAESYLVMDKLIEVAKQSGADAIHPGYGFLAENAEFAAKVIDAGLTWIGPSPDAISALGDKVQARHIAEKVGAPLVPGTADPVESADEILAFAQEFGLPIAIKAAYGGGGRGIKVARTIEEIPELFESAVREAIAAFGRGECFIERFLDSPRHVETQCLADAYGNVVVVSTRDCSLQRRNQKLVEEAPAPFLSPEQNERLYESSKAILKEAGYLGAGTCEFLVGQDGIISFLEVNTRLQVEHCVSEEVTGLDLVREQFRIARGEKLGYGDPEVRGHSFEFRITGEDPGRNFMPAPGTISTLKNPTGPGIRIDSGVEQGDVISGNFDSMLSKLIVTGASREQALQRSRRALEEMVVEGIPTVIPFDLAVVTDPAFAPTEGPFKVHTRWIETEFVNNIPAWTPTGTGTEAADAGERQRVVVEVGGKRLEVVLPATLGSVSSVASTGTKGAKVKKRSRSAGATAAVAGGNALTSPMQGTIVKVAVAAGDVVAEGDLIVVLEAMKMEQPLTAHKAGTIHGLVAKAGETVSAGAVIATIED from the coding sequence TTGTCAGCTAATCCGGCGCAGCCCATTTCCAGCCCTCTCACCAAGGTCTTGATCGCCAACCGAGGCGAAATCGCGGTCCGCATTATCCGCGCAGCCCGGGACGAAGGCATCGCTTCCGTGGCCGTCTACGCAGACCCCGACCGCGACGCCCTGCACGTCCGGCTGGCAGATGAGGCCTACGCGCTGGGCGGCAACACCGCTGCTGAGTCGTACCTCGTGATGGACAAGTTGATCGAAGTCGCCAAGCAGTCGGGTGCCGACGCCATCCACCCCGGCTATGGCTTCCTCGCCGAGAACGCCGAGTTTGCCGCCAAAGTCATCGACGCCGGCCTCACCTGGATCGGCCCGTCCCCGGACGCCATCTCCGCGCTGGGCGACAAGGTTCAGGCCCGCCACATCGCCGAAAAGGTCGGCGCTCCCCTGGTTCCCGGCACGGCCGACCCCGTGGAGTCCGCCGACGAAATCCTGGCCTTCGCCCAGGAATTCGGGCTCCCGATCGCCATCAAGGCCGCCTACGGTGGTGGCGGCCGCGGCATCAAAGTGGCCCGCACCATCGAGGAAATCCCCGAGCTTTTCGAGTCCGCAGTGCGGGAGGCCATTGCCGCCTTCGGCCGCGGCGAGTGCTTCATCGAGCGCTTCCTGGATTCCCCGCGCCACGTCGAGACCCAGTGCCTCGCCGATGCCTACGGAAACGTTGTGGTGGTCTCTACCCGCGACTGTTCCCTCCAGCGCCGCAACCAGAAACTTGTTGAAGAAGCCCCGGCGCCGTTCCTGAGCCCCGAGCAGAACGAGCGACTGTACGAGTCCTCGAAGGCCATCCTGAAAGAAGCGGGCTACCTGGGCGCGGGAACGTGCGAATTCCTGGTGGGCCAGGACGGCATCATCTCCTTCCTTGAGGTCAACACGCGACTTCAGGTGGAGCACTGTGTCTCAGAGGAAGTCACGGGCCTCGACCTCGTCCGTGAGCAATTCCGCATCGCCCGCGGCGAAAAGCTCGGCTATGGCGATCCCGAGGTCCGCGGCCACTCCTTCGAATTCCGCATCACCGGCGAAGACCCGGGCCGCAACTTCATGCCCGCACCGGGAACCATCAGCACCCTGAAGAACCCGACAGGTCCGGGCATCCGCATCGATTCGGGCGTCGAACAGGGCGACGTCATCAGCGGGAACTTCGATTCCATGCTGTCCAAGCTGATCGTCACCGGCGCCAGCCGCGAACAGGCCCTCCAGCGTTCCCGCCGGGCCCTTGAGGAAATGGTGGTTGAAGGAATCCCCACCGTCATTCCTTTCGACCTCGCAGTGGTGACCGATCCCGCATTCGCTCCGACCGAAGGCCCGTTCAAGGTGCACACGCGCTGGATCGAGACCGAGTTCGTCAACAACATCCCCGCGTGGACGCCTACCGGAACCGGAACGGAAGCCGCCGACGCCGGTGAGCGCCAGCGCGTCGTCGTCGAGGTTGGCGGCAAGCGGCTGGAAGTTGTCCTTCCCGCGACTCTCGGCTCGGTTTCCTCGGTTGCCAGCACGGGCACCAAGGGCGCGAAGGTCAAGAAGCGTTCCCGCTCGGCGGGCGCCACGGCAGCTGTAGCAGGCGGAAACGCCCTTACTTCGCCGATGCAGGGCACCATCGTCAAGGTGGCCGTCGCCGCCGGCGATGTGGTTGCGGAGGGCGATCTCATCGTGGTCCTCGAAGCCATGAAGATGGAACAGCCCCTCACCGCCCACAAGGCCGGCACCATCCACGGGCTGGTGGCCAAGGCAGGCGAAACCGTCTCCGCAGGCGCCGTCATCGCGACGATCGAAGACTAA
- a CDS encoding TetR/AcrR family transcriptional regulator has protein sequence MTTSDTAAVPSRREQNKLATRQAITDAALAMLRSRGAGNFTVEDIAEAAGVSRRTFFNYFPSLEAALASVTEGFLDHALEQFRLRPSDEPILDSARAALAALADPMTVSPMAELFSLTHDNRALVRSELEAWDHCTTQIIDAARLRLGPDVDELYLRALAGSIISCGKAAMSVWFEQHGPDLSPESLASLRQHLIDAIGLLGSGFTAPAPRSPGVARHSARD, from the coding sequence GTGACAACTTCCGACACCGCCGCTGTCCCCTCGCGTCGGGAACAGAACAAGCTGGCCACCCGCCAAGCGATCACGGATGCAGCCCTCGCCATGTTGCGCAGCAGGGGCGCCGGCAATTTCACCGTGGAAGATATCGCGGAAGCGGCAGGCGTATCCCGGCGCACCTTCTTCAATTACTTCCCGAGCCTCGAAGCGGCCCTGGCCTCAGTGACCGAGGGATTCCTGGACCATGCCCTCGAACAATTCCGCCTGCGCCCTTCGGACGAACCCATCCTTGATTCCGCCCGCGCCGCCCTCGCGGCGCTGGCTGACCCCATGACGGTTTCCCCCATGGCCGAGCTCTTCAGCCTGACCCACGACAACCGCGCCCTGGTGCGTTCCGAACTGGAAGCCTGGGACCACTGCACCACGCAGATCATCGACGCCGCCCGCCTTCGCCTCGGCCCGGATGTCGATGAGCTCTATTTGCGGGCCTTGGCCGGGTCGATCATTTCCTGCGGCAAGGCAGCCATGAGCGTCTGGTTCGAACAACACGGCCCGGATCTTTCCCCTGAATCGCTCGCGAGCCTGCGGCAGCACTTGATCGACGCAATTGGCCTGCTCGGTTCAGGCTTCACGGCACCCGCCCCTCGAAGTCCCGGCGTCGCGCGGCACTCCGCCCGCGACTGA
- a CDS encoding molybdopterin oxidoreductase family protein translates to MPNGANTHCPYCALQCAMTLTPAAPTAQPGSDPAPAAKALPPLEVTGRDFPTNRGGLCRKGWTSPSLLNHTGRVTEPMLKGSDGVHRPVTWDQALMLVTGAVKQTREQYGPDAVGVFGGGGLTNEKAYQLGKFARLALGTSRIDYNGRFCMSSAAAAGNRAFGVDRGLPFPAEDLDSASVIFLLGSNVAETMPPFVQHLQGARDSGGLIVADPRRSATAAFTGDGGGIHLQPTPGTDLALLLGISHVVVHEGLADTDYLQGRTTGYPAIVRSLAGFWPERVQSITGVPATLIRDTARRLADGARRGGSYILTGRGVEQHVDGTDTATAAINLSLLLGLPGSSRSGYGTLTGQGNGQGGREHGQKADQLPGYRKITDPAARAHVAKVWGVDESLIPGPGLPAVELLKSLGQPDGVRCLFVHGANVAVSAPDAGAVIEGLRSLDFLVVCDFFMSETALEADLVLPVTQWAEEEGTLTNLEGRVLRRRKALTPPPGVRSELWLMARLAESLDSPSTFSDDPETVFEELRLASAGGLADYSGIDYAMLDRGEAAYWPYPTGSSGTPRLFLDSFAHAGGRAVMVPVAPRTRSRRSAVVGSDPDPLTLVTGRLLEHYQSGAQTRRVAELVAAQPEPLLQIHPATAAVRDISSGDFVRVSNERGEVLCKVELSNSIRTDTVFLPFHFPGLGSANRLTAAVTDPISGMPEFKTSTVWVRKAARANAESALAAQLGAQLAVPAAVGSSMRDSLSMQVKEAS, encoded by the coding sequence ATGCCCAATGGCGCCAACACCCACTGCCCGTATTGTGCGCTGCAGTGCGCCATGACCCTGACCCCGGCAGCGCCCACAGCGCAGCCGGGGTCAGACCCCGCTCCCGCAGCAAAGGCACTTCCCCCGCTGGAAGTAACCGGCCGCGACTTCCCCACCAACCGGGGCGGGCTGTGCCGCAAGGGCTGGACATCGCCGTCGTTGTTGAACCACACCGGACGCGTCACCGAACCCATGCTCAAAGGGTCCGACGGCGTCCACCGGCCGGTCACGTGGGACCAGGCACTCATGCTGGTCACCGGAGCCGTCAAGCAGACCCGCGAGCAATACGGGCCCGACGCCGTCGGCGTGTTCGGCGGCGGCGGACTCACCAATGAGAAGGCCTACCAGTTAGGAAAGTTCGCCCGCCTGGCGTTGGGAACCTCGCGCATCGACTACAACGGACGTTTCTGCATGTCCTCCGCCGCGGCAGCCGGAAACCGCGCGTTCGGCGTGGACCGCGGCCTCCCGTTCCCCGCGGAGGACCTTGATTCAGCGAGCGTTATTTTCCTTCTCGGCTCCAATGTCGCCGAGACCATGCCGCCGTTCGTCCAGCACCTGCAGGGCGCCCGCGATTCCGGCGGGTTGATTGTGGCCGATCCCCGCCGTTCCGCGACAGCAGCATTCACCGGTGACGGCGGCGGCATCCACTTGCAGCCGACCCCGGGAACGGACCTCGCCCTGCTGTTGGGTATCTCCCACGTGGTGGTGCACGAAGGCCTCGCCGACACCGACTACCTCCAGGGCCGCACCACGGGTTACCCCGCGATCGTTCGTAGCCTCGCCGGCTTCTGGCCCGAGCGCGTCCAGTCGATTACCGGCGTGCCCGCCACGCTCATCCGGGACACCGCCCGGCGCCTCGCCGACGGCGCCCGGCGCGGCGGCAGCTACATCCTCACCGGGCGCGGAGTGGAGCAGCACGTCGATGGCACGGACACCGCCACAGCGGCGATCAACCTCAGCCTCCTCTTGGGCCTGCCGGGTTCCTCCCGCAGCGGCTACGGCACACTGACGGGCCAAGGCAACGGCCAGGGCGGCCGCGAGCATGGCCAGAAGGCCGACCAGCTCCCCGGCTACCGCAAGATCACCGATCCGGCGGCCCGCGCCCACGTCGCCAAGGTGTGGGGCGTGGACGAAAGCCTCATTCCCGGCCCCGGGCTGCCGGCAGTGGAGCTGTTGAAGTCTTTGGGACAGCCCGACGGCGTCCGTTGCCTTTTCGTGCACGGCGCCAACGTGGCGGTGTCAGCCCCCGACGCCGGTGCGGTGATCGAGGGCCTGCGCAGCCTGGACTTCCTGGTTGTTTGCGATTTCTTCATGTCCGAGACTGCCCTTGAAGCCGACCTCGTCCTCCCGGTCACCCAATGGGCCGAGGAAGAAGGAACCCTGACCAACCTCGAGGGCCGCGTGCTCCGCCGTCGGAAGGCTCTCACTCCTCCCCCGGGCGTCCGCAGCGAATTGTGGCTCATGGCCCGGCTTGCCGAATCCCTCGACTCTCCTTCAACGTTCAGCGACGATCCCGAGACCGTCTTCGAGGAGCTCCGGCTCGCCTCGGCAGGGGGCCTGGCCGACTACTCCGGAATCGACTACGCCATGTTGGATCGCGGAGAAGCCGCCTATTGGCCCTATCCCACCGGCAGTTCGGGAACGCCTAGACTCTTCCTCGATAGCTTCGCGCACGCCGGCGGACGCGCGGTGATGGTCCCGGTGGCACCGCGGACGCGGTCCCGGCGCTCCGCCGTCGTCGGCTCTGATCCCGATCCGCTGACGCTCGTCACCGGGCGATTGCTGGAACATTACCAATCGGGCGCCCAGACCCGCCGCGTGGCCGAACTCGTGGCCGCGCAGCCCGAGCCGCTCCTGCAGATCCACCCCGCGACGGCGGCCGTCAGGGACATCTCCAGCGGCGACTTTGTCCGGGTCTCCAACGAGCGCGGTGAGGTCCTGTGCAAGGTGGAACTCAGCAACAGCATCCGGACGGACACCGTCTTCCTGCCTTTCCATTTCCCCGGGCTGGGAAGCGCCAACCGGCTCACTGCGGCGGTCACGGATCCTATTTCCGGAATGCCGGAATTCAAGACAAGCACGGTCTGGGTCCGGAAGGCGGCACGAGCAAATGCCGAATCGGCGTTGGCTGCCCAGTTGGGTGCCCAGTTGGCTGTGCCGGCGGCGGTCGGCTCGTCAATGCGGGACAGCTTGTCAATGCAGGTCAAGGAGGCATCGTGA
- a CDS encoding Maf family protein: protein MTRLILASQSPARTKLLTEAGIHHEVLVSDVDEDAVQARYGVTDAHDTALLLARAKAEAVASLPDAEGALVIGCDSVFEFDGESHGKPYTVDVAKERMLRMSGSKGVLHTGHWLVDCRETAADMNDGETAVGTGATVGAVSSAEVHFAEMSENDIDAYIATGEPLHCAGSFTIDGLGGAFIRKVDGDPHAVVGLSISTLRDLLGQANVGITELWTHNGSEASNE from the coding sequence GTGACCCGATTGATCCTGGCTTCCCAGTCCCCCGCCCGCACCAAGCTCCTCACGGAGGCCGGCATCCACCACGAGGTGCTCGTCTCGGACGTGGACGAGGATGCCGTGCAAGCCCGGTATGGTGTGACCGACGCGCATGACACCGCTCTCCTCCTGGCCCGTGCCAAGGCCGAGGCCGTCGCCTCCCTTCCGGACGCCGAGGGGGCCCTCGTGATCGGCTGCGACTCCGTGTTCGAGTTCGACGGCGAATCGCACGGAAAGCCGTACACGGTGGACGTGGCCAAGGAACGGATGCTGCGCATGAGCGGCTCCAAGGGCGTACTCCACACCGGGCACTGGCTCGTGGACTGCCGCGAAACCGCAGCGGACATGAACGACGGCGAGACGGCCGTCGGCACCGGGGCAACAGTCGGTGCCGTATCCAGCGCAGAAGTCCACTTTGCCGAGATGAGCGAGAACGACATCGACGCATACATCGCAACCGGCGAGCCCCTGCACTGCGCCGGTTCGTTCACGATCGACGGCTTGGGCGGGGCCTTCATCCGCAAGGTCGACGGCGACCCGCACGCCGTCGTCGGGCTCTCCATCTCGACCCTCCGCGACCTGCTCGGGCAGGCGAACGTTGGAATCACCGAACTCTGGACCCACAACGGCTCCGAAGCGAGCAACGAATAG
- a CDS encoding MFS transporter has protein sequence MTVDRSTEILTNEQAPAALVPELDHRPGRWIANWDAENKDQWEAAGRSIAKRNLYWSIFAEFLGFVVWQLWSIVVVQLPAAGFKFDTNQIFWLISIPSLVGATLRIPYTFMVPRFGGRNWTIVSALLLLIPTAGLALCVSNPGTPFGVMLLVAGLAGFGGGNFASSMANITFFYPAREKGWALGLNAAGGNLGAAVAQLVVPIAVTLLAAGTVNLPMAGLIWIPLILVAAFGAWKYMNNLTSAKGDVAGSIAALKEPHLWVMAFLYIGTFGSFIGFSGVFPKLIKDYFPAFSSMHLGAVVLSLAFLGPLVGSLARPYGGRMADRMGGARMTVTAFAAMAIITLTMIWTLPLKNFWLFLVLFLFLFTASGFGNGATYRMIPVIFATSSRAARSGAGAASTARLASSSLGLISAIGAYGGFVIPQVLNASSATGSYTPAFYGFVGAYVLMLIVCWACYLRKANRNAMGHI, from the coding sequence GTGACAGTTGACCGAAGCACCGAAATCCTCACCAACGAGCAGGCGCCCGCCGCCCTCGTCCCCGAGCTTGACCACCGCCCTGGCCGCTGGATTGCCAACTGGGATGCAGAGAACAAAGACCAGTGGGAAGCTGCCGGCCGTTCCATCGCCAAGCGCAACCTGTACTGGTCCATCTTCGCCGAGTTCCTCGGCTTCGTCGTCTGGCAGCTCTGGTCGATCGTTGTCGTCCAGCTCCCGGCGGCAGGCTTCAAGTTCGACACCAACCAGATCTTCTGGCTCATCTCGATCCCCAGCCTGGTCGGTGCCACGCTGCGCATCCCCTACACCTTCATGGTTCCAAGGTTCGGTGGCCGCAACTGGACGATCGTCTCGGCCCTCCTGCTGCTGATCCCGACGGCGGGCCTCGCCCTGTGTGTCTCGAACCCCGGCACGCCCTTCGGCGTCATGCTGCTGGTCGCCGGCCTTGCAGGCTTCGGCGGCGGCAACTTCGCCAGCTCGATGGCAAACATCACCTTCTTCTACCCTGCCCGCGAAAAGGGCTGGGCGCTGGGCCTGAACGCCGCGGGCGGAAACCTCGGTGCCGCCGTCGCGCAGCTCGTCGTCCCGATCGCCGTTACCCTCCTGGCCGCCGGCACCGTCAACCTGCCCATGGCCGGCCTCATCTGGATTCCCCTCATCCTTGTCGCCGCGTTCGGCGCGTGGAAGTACATGAACAACCTCACAAGCGCCAAGGGTGACGTCGCAGGCTCGATCGCCGCGCTCAAGGAACCGCACCTGTGGGTCATGGCCTTCCTGTACATCGGCACCTTCGGCTCGTTCATCGGCTTCTCGGGAGTCTTCCCCAAGCTCATCAAGGACTACTTCCCGGCCTTCTCCTCCATGCACCTCGGCGCAGTTGTCCTCTCGCTCGCCTTCCTTGGCCCGCTGGTCGGCTCGCTTGCCCGGCCTTACGGTGGACGCATGGCCGACCGCATGGGCGGAGCGCGGATGACCGTCACGGCGTTCGCGGCGATGGCCATCATCACCTTGACCATGATCTGGACCCTTCCGCTCAAGAACTTCTGGCTCTTCCTGGTCCTGTTCCTCTTCCTGTTCACGGCAAGCGGCTTTGGAAACGGCGCCACCTACCGCATGATTCCGGTCATCTTCGCCACGTCCAGCCGGGCCGCACGCTCGGGGGCCGGCGCCGCCAGCACTGCACGCCTCGCGTCTTCCTCCCTCGGCCTGATCTCCGCGATCGGCGCCTACGGCGGATTCGTCATCCCCCAGGTGCTCAACGCATCCAGCGCTACCGGCTCCTACACTCCCGCGTTCTATGGCTTCGTCGGCGCTTATGTGCTGATGCTCATCGTCTGCTGGGCCTGCTACCTCCGGAAGGCCAACCGTAACGCGATGGGACACATCTAA
- a CDS encoding MMPL family transporter, which produces MALLLYRLGKFSYRHRWLVISLWLAVLVAVGGSAAAFHGTMSNNFQIPGTETQQMLDKLKKDLPASSGGSAGIVFEAGDAGFNQAGKDAIASALAQLERLPDVQSTVNPFTTQATLDKAPSDLAAGEQKAAAGQAELDKARATLDAGDAQLKGAEQQMTAAGMPAAQIEAQLAPQKAELLAGRQKLDAGQKQATDGAAALALAKRQVTASQGMRFVSQDGKAAIAQVQFKTSINGLTPAVRQQVQDIVHGVSSAGVTALASKEITEDVSQLFGVSEIIGIAVAAIALIVMLGTLVAAGLPLLMAIIGVAVGVGGTFALTGVIDMSSISPMLALMLGLAVGIDYSLFIVNRHRGQLLAGMDAEESVALATGTSGNAVLFAGLTVVIALAALVVPGLPFLAVMGLSAAATVAVAVVVSLTLTPAVLSLVGRKLISKRAWAKAERHNAEPEHASADRAEDQRRSSRGWGGLVTRHPVVSLLAGVVLLGVLALPASQLRLALPDGGSEPVDSQAFKAYDLTRKSFGEGMTGPIVVVGTFPSGLSDDQAKTKQFDVADKLRSVDNVVAAVPVALSPDHRTAVFQVIPKDGPASASTVQVVSELRAKGSEIQQATGATIGLTGQTAGNIDVSAKLGAALPPYLAIVVGLSLVLLLLVFRSIVVPLLATGGFLLSLAAAFGAVVAVYQWGWLGTVFDVPNPGAVLSFLPIILIGVLFGLAMDYQVFITSGMRESFMHGENAKQAVRSGFSHAAAVVAAAAIIMVSVFAGFIFSHLTMVRPLGFAMAFGVLVDAFVVRMTIVPAVMYLLGAKAWWLPRWLSRILPDVDVEGAKLQRTTAAGGAKELVH; this is translated from the coding sequence ATGGCTCTCCTGCTCTACCGCCTTGGCAAGTTCTCCTACCGTCACCGCTGGCTGGTGATCTCCCTCTGGCTGGCCGTGCTTGTGGCCGTCGGCGGCTCCGCAGCCGCCTTCCACGGCACCATGTCCAACAATTTCCAGATCCCGGGTACCGAGACCCAGCAGATGCTGGACAAGCTCAAGAAGGACCTTCCGGCTTCTTCGGGCGGTTCCGCGGGGATCGTCTTCGAAGCCGGCGACGCCGGATTCAACCAAGCCGGCAAGGACGCCATTGCGTCGGCCCTCGCCCAGCTGGAAAGACTGCCGGACGTGCAGTCCACCGTCAATCCCTTCACGACCCAAGCCACCTTGGACAAGGCGCCGTCCGATCTTGCTGCCGGGGAACAGAAAGCGGCAGCCGGGCAGGCCGAACTGGACAAGGCGCGGGCCACGCTCGATGCAGGTGATGCCCAACTCAAGGGCGCCGAGCAGCAAATGACCGCGGCGGGCATGCCCGCCGCGCAGATCGAGGCCCAACTTGCCCCGCAGAAGGCCGAACTCCTTGCCGGGCGCCAAAAGCTCGATGCAGGCCAGAAGCAAGCCACTGACGGTGCCGCCGCTCTCGCGCTGGCCAAGCGCCAGGTGACAGCTTCCCAGGGCATGCGTTTCGTCTCCCAGGACGGTAAAGCGGCGATCGCGCAGGTTCAGTTCAAGACCTCCATCAACGGACTGACCCCCGCCGTCCGGCAGCAAGTCCAGGACATTGTCCACGGAGTCTCCTCGGCAGGTGTCACAGCCCTGGCCAGCAAGGAAATCACCGAGGACGTCTCGCAGCTGTTCGGTGTCTCCGAAATCATCGGCATCGCGGTGGCGGCCATCGCCCTCATCGTGATGTTGGGAACGCTCGTCGCCGCCGGCCTGCCCCTCCTGATGGCGATCATCGGCGTGGCCGTGGGCGTCGGCGGAACGTTTGCCCTCACCGGCGTCATTGACATGAGTTCCATCTCCCCGATGCTCGCGCTCATGCTGGGCCTCGCCGTCGGTATCGATTACTCGCTCTTCATCGTCAACCGCCACCGCGGGCAATTGCTTGCGGGGATGGATGCGGAGGAATCCGTGGCCCTCGCCACCGGAACCTCGGGCAACGCCGTCCTCTTCGCTGGCCTCACTGTCGTGATCGCGCTTGCCGCGCTCGTGGTTCCGGGGCTCCCGTTCCTGGCCGTCATGGGCCTGTCGGCCGCCGCGACGGTGGCAGTCGCCGTCGTCGTCTCCTTGACCTTGACCCCGGCGGTGCTTTCGTTGGTGGGCCGCAAACTGATCTCAAAGCGGGCGTGGGCCAAGGCGGAGCGCCACAACGCGGAGCCGGAGCACGCCTCTGCGGACCGCGCCGAGGACCAGCGCCGGAGCAGCCGTGGGTGGGGCGGGCTCGTGACCCGGCACCCGGTGGTCTCGCTCCTTGCCGGCGTCGTGCTGCTCGGGGTGCTGGCCCTCCCGGCCTCCCAGCTGCGCCTCGCTTTGCCCGACGGCGGTTCGGAACCGGTCGATTCGCAAGCGTTCAAGGCCTATGACCTCACCCGTAAGAGCTTCGGCGAGGGCATGACCGGCCCCATCGTGGTTGTCGGTACGTTCCCCTCCGGGCTCAGCGACGACCAGGCCAAGACCAAGCAGTTCGACGTCGCGGACAAGCTGCGCAGCGTGGACAACGTCGTGGCGGCCGTTCCCGTAGCCCTCAGCCCGGATCACCGCACGGCCGTTTTCCAGGTCATCCCCAAGGACGGCCCCGCCAGTGCAAGCACCGTCCAGGTGGTCTCGGAATTGCGCGCGAAGGGTTCCGAAATCCAGCAGGCCACAGGCGCCACCATTGGGTTGACGGGGCAGACAGCCGGCAATATCGACGTCTCCGCGAAGCTCGGTGCCGCGTTGCCGCCTTACTTGGCGATCGTCGTCGGGCTCTCGCTGGTCCTGCTCCTGCTGGTATTCCGCTCGATCGTCGTCCCGCTGCTCGCCACCGGCGGCTTCCTGCTCTCGCTCGCGGCAGCGTTCGGCGCCGTGGTGGCCGTGTACCAGTGGGGCTGGCTGGGTACCGTGTTCGACGTGCCCAATCCGGGAGCCGTGCTGAGCTTCCTGCCGATCATCCTGATTGGTGTGCTTTTCGGCCTGGCCATGGACTACCAGGTGTTCATCACCTCCGGCATGCGCGAATCGTTCATGCACGGGGAGAACGCGAAGCAGGCGGTCCGAAGCGGCTTCAGCCATGCCGCAGCTGTGGTCGCGGCCGCCGCCATCATCATGGTCAGCGTGTTTGCCGGCTTCATCTTCAGCCACCTGACGATGGTCCGGCCGCTCGGTTTCGCGATGGCGTTCGGCGTACTCGTGGATGCGTTCGTGGTGCGGATGACCATCGTTCCGGCCGTGATGTACCTGTTGGGGGCGAAGGCCTGGTGGCTGCCGCGGTGGCTGTCCCGGATCCTGCCCGACGTCGACGTCGAGGGCGCCAAATTGCAGCGCACGACGGCGGCAGGCGGGGCCAAAGAGCTGGTCCACTAA